A single Plasmodium knowlesi strain H genome assembly, chromosome: 13 DNA region contains:
- a CDS encoding eukaryotic translation initiation factor 5A, putative: MSDHETYDNIDAGASQTYPVQAGAIKKNGHVMLKEHPCKVVDYSTSKTGKHGHAKAHIVGIDIFTGKKYEDICPTSHNMDVPVVKRTELQLIDITEDGFVSLLNDNGETKDDLSLPKDSDGNPDDVAKQIRTLFDSGKSVLVSVLSACGQEKIIAVKELSS, encoded by the coding sequence ATGTCAGACCACGAAACATATGATAACATCGATGCAGGAGCATCCCAGACATACCCTGTACAGGCAGGTGCGATAAAGAAGAATGGACACGTGATGTTAAAGGAGCATCCTTGCAAAGTTGTAGATTATTCAACATCCAAAACAGGAAAGCATGGTCATGCGAAGGCACACATTGTAGGTATTGATATTTTCACTGGAAAAAAGTACGAAGATATATGCCCAACATCTCACAATATGGATGTACCTGTTGTAAAGAGAACTGAATTGCAGTTAATTGACATTACGGAAGATGGTTTTGTTTCTTTACTAAACGACAACGGAGAGACTAAGGATGACTTAAGCTTACCAAAGGATTCCGATGGAAACCCAGATGATGTAGCCAAGCAAATTCGTACTCTTTTCGATAGCGGCAAGTCTGTGTTAGTGAGTGTCTTGTCCGCATGTGGTCAGGAGAAGATCATCGCCGTTAAGGAATTATCATCTTAA
- a CDS encoding sexual stage-specific protein G37, putative produces MKVLGTVIFLFFVLCKKRAVVDGIIQKQDAYLDDDFRSFTYFFASSPSASFLSRIVHSDESRFTQTKNRTDIWSKTVDKAYSINQFSSGIMKVYMSLLFLFLLPFFAYIGVFGHTRNQTTFTLSSICAYLTLMMVFFLTNGILSVGLVCSLPLVLAVFAFNLAYSDYTIKSLSNFTRCGFSFILSKFLYDIITHLGSDKANAFDYGFSGYLYMSLLKGNYYMVLKGVHLLVLSVYALMIRKLLPWIFDESELKSPRSVQLDKYIVSFLCALPIAASITQIYGLANEAMNPIDPSIFFMIPSSVNFSSLSTIFSLSVLVITTYVLTMLRNLAETDYNHALNKIPRNLSEFL; encoded by the exons ATGAAGGTGCTAGGCACTGtgatatttttgttctttgtCCTCTGTAAAAAAAGAGCTGTTGTTGATGGTATAATTCAGAAGCAGGATGCGTACTTGGATGACGACTTTAGGAGCTTTACCTATTTTTTCG CCTCGTCCCCATCGGCGAGCTTTTTGTCCCGGATAGTCCACAGTGATGAGTCCAGATTTACCCAAACAAAAAACAGAACAG ACATATGGAGCAAAACAGTTGACAAGGCGTACTCGATTAATCAA TTTTCCAGCGGAATTATGAAGGTGTACATGTCTCTGTTGTTTCTCTTTCTGTTGCCCTTCTTTGCTTACATCGGTGTATTCG GTCACACAAGAAATCAGACTACCTTCACCTTGTCATCAATATGTG CTTACTTAACACTTATGATGGTGTTTTTCTTAACCAACGGGATTTTGAGTGTGGGGCTTGTCTGCTCGCTACCGCTGGTGTTGGCAG TTTTCGCCTTCAATTTAGCCTACTCAGATTATACAATAAAATCTCTGTCAAATTTTACCCGCTGTGGATTttctttt ATTCTGTCCAAGTTCTTATATGACATTATAACCCATTTGGGGAGTGACAAGGCAAACGCTTTCGATTACGGATTCAGTGGATATCTGTACATGTCAC TTCTGAAGGGAAACTATTATATGGTCCTAAAGGGAGTGCACCTTCTTGTGCTTAGCGTGTATGCGTTGATGATTAGAAAATTGTTGCCATGGATTTTTGACGAGAGCGAGTTGAAGAGTCCAAGGAGCGT TCAATTGGATAAATACATCGTGTCCTTCCTGTGTGCGCTACCCATCGCGGCGTCTATCACGCAGATTTATGGCTTAGCCAACGAAGCGATGAATCCCATAG ACCctagcatattttttatgatcCCTAGCTCAGTAAATTTTTCCTCACTGagcacaattttttcactttcgg TGTTGGTCATCACGACGTACGTGCTAACTATGCTCAGAAACCTCGCCGAAACAG ATTACAACCACGCCTTAAACAAAATTCCGAGAAACCTTAGCGAATTTTTatag
- a CDS encoding cytidine deaminase, putative, producing the protein MNSQIVDIVQVYPDAYTQAIELIPMYCLETTKDTTKECLNVMRDFVNSQLRNSYNHLKRCRKLNQENVQILVGFCDELPDELLSKVVQINGGKSITIKMVHVSKHPPMTRKQYAEWSVHWPLYYRKPANELTTLAKEEIKEFIHFVKIAIRVGKNFGTCQGGCVLTHNHKIIACSGDNIKNHPLQHAVMLAIEQVSFKLRYLWKIRKELQIGTSDYKSKNADCMTNHVQDIHTSECLQDPSNKRCKIASSEGGSISGGRAPNVKFEAMDENEVVHGGAADGEDLTRLSMLNSVEDDQYLCTNYYAYLSHEPCFMCAMAMVHSRIKCVIFDELNRDNGALFSRAKLHSVKNLNHHFKVYKTVRSNS; encoded by the coding sequence ATGAACTCCCAAATCGTAGACATAGTACAAGTGTACCCCGACGCGTACACTCAAGCGATTGAATTAATCCCTATGTATTGTCTTGAAACAACGAAAGACACCACAAAGGAATGCTTAAATGTGATGCGAGATTTTGTCAATAGCCAACTTCGTAACAGTTATaatcatttaaaaaggtGTCGAAAATTGAACCAGGAAAATGTTCAAATACTTGTGGGTTTCTGTGACGAACTGCCAGACGAATTACTTAGTAAAGTTGTGCAAATAAATGGAGGCAAATCAATTACCATAAAAATGGTACATGTGTCCAAGCACCCCCCTATGACGAGAAAGCAGTACGCAGAGTGGTCCGTGCATTGGCCACTCTATTATAGGAAACCAGCAAATGAGTTAACAACGTTagcgaaagaagaaataaaagaattcaTACACTTTGTAAAGATTGCAATTCGAGTTGGGAAAAATTTTGGTACATGCCAAGGTGGGTGCGTTTTAACACACAATCATAAAATTATTGCCTGTTCAGgtgataatataaaaaatcacCCCCTGCAACATGCGGTGATGTTAGCCATTGAGCAGGTTTCATTCAAATTACGCTACCTTTGGAAAATCAGGAAGGAATTGCAGATAGGGACAAGCGATTACAAGAGTAAAAATGCGGATTGCATGACTAATCACGTGCAGGATATTCACACCTCGGAATGCCTACAAGACCCAAGTAACAAAAGATGCAAAATTGCAAGTAGTGAAGGGGGTAGCATATCAGGTGGAAGGGCGCCGAACGTGAAATTCGAAGCGATGGATGAGAATGAAGTAGTCCATGGTGGAGCCGCTGACGGGGAAGATCTCACGCGGTTATCCATGCTCAACTCTGTTGAGGACGACCAGTACCTATGCACGAATTATTACGCCTACCTAAGCCACGAACCCTGCTTTATGTGTGCAATGGCGATGGTGCACTCGCGCATTAAATGTGTCATCTTTGATGAATTGAACAGAGACAATGGAGCCTTGTTCAGTCGAGCAAAGCTTCACTCTGTAAAGAACCTCAATCACCATTTTAAGGTTTACAAAACAGTTCGCTCTAATTCATGA
- a CDS encoding O-phosphoseryl-tRNA(Sec) selenium transferase, putative has protein sequence MSTPGLEVRNRKAAQGDICSNRYSLISKQTLNQKENTLWNILNYGRVPNEGLNEITIMSILHQISSQNLCNSEKNVKIGERENRIYSALVRNKYIGFGHGIGRSGNLDDVQPKSAGNSILAKATTSFVKDLIRSFGIKGCEDVYILPYATGMCLSTCLLYTKKEREKSEYVIVSRIDHKTCYKCIDFCALKYLVVDMVYKDEELFTNLNEIERLIQTYGEKICCVMSVTSSYAPRNSDDIVKIAHICKRYNVPHIINNAFGLQCNYLCKEIQKCFESKGRVDFVVQSCDKNFLVPVNGGIVFSSDKKKMKELKKHYPGRTPVHAYLDLFITLLELGKKKILNLRKEREENFSWLQEKVSTLCSKYNLTLIKASKNKISMAINLNELYNICHILNPKSITLLGSLLFYRNVTGHRVICSPLLIRNGGVAQRRDQQIQTNVEPAFPIHHGAVDPNEVPTIEQGAHTDGEFFPNRGKKSEDAHQIRSSDNCNEECVGKEGSQINLVKNENMNDARIHGKGLTIGNHTFEHFGCSYDSYPFSYIAFSCVIGIEREELQSFVAKLDDAIGCFIRRFGRGA, from the exons ATGAGCACACCAGGTTTGGAAGTGCGCAATAGGAAAGCCGCCCAAGGTGACATATGCAGCAATAGATATTCTCTAATATCTAAACAG ACCCTTAACCAGAAGGAAAATACGCTATGGaa CATCCTAAATTACGGCCGTGTCCCAAATGAGGGATTAAACGAAATAACCATCATGAGCATTTTGCATCAGATATCTTCTCAAAATTT ATGCAACAGCGAGAAGAACGTTAAAATAGGGGAACGGGAGAATCGAATATATAGCGCGCTCGTGCGTAACAAGTACATAGGATTTGGGCACGGCATTGGCAG GTCAGGGAACTTAGACGACGTGCAGCCTAAGAGCGCTGGAAACAGTATCCTGGCAAAGGCCACCACAAGCTTCGTAAAGGATTTAATCAGAAGCTTTGGAATAAAAGGCTGCGAGGATGTGTACATACTACCATACGCTACAGGGATGTGTTTAAGTACTTGCCTGTtgtacacaaaaaaggaaagagaaaaaagtgaatatgTAATAGTGTCTAGAATAGATCATAAGACCTGCTACAAGTGTATCGATTTTTGTGCCTTGAAGTATTTAGTAGTGGATATGGTTTACAAGGATGAAGAATTATTTACAAACCTGAACGAAATAGAGAGACTGATACAAACATATGGTGAGAAAATATGTTGTGTCATGTCAGTGACATCTAGTTATGCACCAAGGAATTCAGATGACATTGTAAAAATAGCTCATATTTGTAAGAGGTATAATGTACCACACATAATTAATAATGCCTTTGGATTACAGTGCAATTATTTGTGTAAAGAAATACAGAAATGTTTTGAATCGAAAGGTCGAGTGGATTTTGTGGTTCAGAGTTGTGATAAGAATTTCCTTGTCCCAGTGAACGGCGGGATCGTATTCAGTTCCGAtaagaaaaagatgaaagaattaaaaaagcaCTACCCTGGTAGAACCCCCGTGCATGCATATTTAGATCTTTTCATTACATTACTAGaattagggaaaaaaaaaattctaaacCTAAGAAAAGAgagggaggaaaatttttcctgGTTGCAGGAAAAAGTTTCTACTCTCTGCTCAAAGTACAATTTAACTTTGATCAAAGctagcaaaaataaaatatccaTGGCCATTAATTTAAATGAACTTTACAATATTTGCCATATTCTAAACCCGAAGAGTATTACCCTACTCGGTTCTCTACTTTTTTATAGAAATGTTACCGGGCATAGGGTTATATGCTCCCCGTTGTTGATACGCAATGGGGGAGTGGCACAGAGAAGAGACCAGCAAATTCAGACTAATGTAGAACCTGCATTTCCCATTCATCACGGGGCAGTAGATCCCAATGAGGTTCCCACAATTGAGCAGGGTGCACACACCGATGGAGAATTTTTCCCAAATCGTGGAAAGAAGAGCGAAGATGCACATCAAATCCGTTCCTCAGACAATTGCAATGAGGAATGCGTAGGAAAAGAAGGGTCCCAAATAAATCTGGTGAAGAacgaaaatatgaatgaTGCAAGAATTCATGGAAAAGGGTTAACCATTGGGAACCACACATTTGAGCACTTTGGGTGCAGCTACGATTCGTATCCCTTTTCTTACATTGCCTTCTCCTGTGTCATTGGAATTGAACGGGAGGAGTTGCAAAGTTTTGTGGCGAAGTTGGACGACGCCATTGGCTGCTTCATTCGCAGGTTCGGCCGGGGGGCATAG